In Methanofollis sp. UBA420, one DNA window encodes the following:
- the purE gene encoding 5-(carboxyamino)imidazole ribonucleotide mutase — MPDVAVITGSASDSAIAEKAAKVLDEYGITYDLQVISAHRDPDRLEGYVKASDAKVFICIAGMSAALPGVVASKTKKPVIGVPVSGKLLGGLDALLSVVQMPKGVPVACVAVDGGENAAHLAARILGVA, encoded by the coding sequence ATGCCTGATGTTGCCGTTATTACAGGGTCGGCCTCGGACAGCGCCATCGCCGAGAAGGCCGCAAAAGTGCTCGACGAGTACGGGATCACATACGACCTCCAGGTGATCTCGGCCCACCGCGACCCGGACCGCCTGGAGGGGTACGTGAAGGCCTCGGACGCGAAGGTTTTCATCTGCATCGCCGGGATGTCGGCGGCCCTGCCGGGTGTCGTCGCCTCGAAGACGAAGAAGCCGGTGATCGGCGTCCCGGTCTCAGGAAAACTCCTCGGCGGCCTCGATGCGCTCCTCTCGGTCGTGCAGATGCCGAAGGGCGTGCCTGTCGCCTGCGTCGCGGTCGATGGCGGGGAGAACGCCGCCCACCTGGCGGCGAGGATCCTCGGGGTGGCCTGA
- a CDS encoding GNAT family protein, translating to MTVQPTLRTAHLFLAPFRFSDAPEIARLADDPAIADTAVRMPYPYPQGMATAWIAASIAGWTNGRCAVWKIVRAGDGVLIGSVGLTIDPANRNAELGYWIRTDAWGRGYATEVAVAAVAFAFGPLGLHRVHASCLRRNPASARVLEKAGLRLEGCRRGHLFHRGRFEDVLKYGVVEGDLRPSRDEEGKEPRVPGNPGPRRYLETADL from the coding sequence ATGACTGTCCAGCCGACCCTTCGGACCGCGCATCTCTTTCTTGCGCCGTTCAGGTTCTCAGACGCCCCGGAGATCGCACGCCTTGCCGACGACCCCGCGATCGCAGATACGGCGGTGCGGATGCCCTACCCGTACCCGCAGGGAATGGCCACGGCCTGGATCGCGGCGAGCATCGCGGGGTGGACGAACGGCCGGTGCGCTGTCTGGAAGATTGTGCGGGCCGGCGACGGCGTCCTCATCGGGTCGGTCGGCCTGACCATCGACCCCGCGAACAGGAACGCCGAACTCGGCTACTGGATCAGGACCGACGCGTGGGGGCGGGGTTATGCGACCGAGGTGGCGGTGGCGGCCGTCGCCTTCGCTTTCGGGCCCCTCGGCCTCCACCGGGTCCATGCCTCCTGCCTGCGGCGGAACCCGGCCTCCGCGCGGGTGCTCGAAAAGGCCGGGCTGCGCCTTGAGGGATGCCGGCGGGGGCACCTCTTTCACAGAGGGCGTTTCGAGGACGTGCTCAAGTACGGGGTGGTGGAAGGGGATCTTCGCCCCTCCCGTGATGAAGAGGGAAAAGAGCCGCGGGTGCCCGGGAACCCCGGACCCCGGAGATATCTGGAGACGGCGGACCTCTGA